From a region of the Phaseolus vulgaris cultivar G19833 chromosome 6, P. vulgaris v2.0, whole genome shotgun sequence genome:
- the LOC137833260 gene encoding uncharacterized protein, whose product MPSQGYYYNVLRLDNQDTTIVSGDTFNFHIKIEYHSVDTDTEGLQNLFSSLSISSNDFFREGQTFLQSLLSGLSFSIESIDEITEGVVSSVQELFEVGSIDDYLPLESQHQVIPLFVTIIILDFGFHAAGEDASGEESWEVYRMNQSNETITKTFLKKCTVVEGSDDCCICLEELNINCECYTMPCHHEFHLHCILTWLKTSRVCPLCRYSLPTLDN is encoded by the coding sequence ATGCCGTCACAAGGATACTACTATAACGTGTTGAGGTTGGATAACCAAGACACAACGATTGTGTCTGGTGATACTTTCAATTTCCACATCAAAATTGAATATCACTCAGTTGACACAGATACAGAAGGGTTGCAAAATCTATTTTCTTCATTATCAATTTCCTCTAATGATTTCTTCCGAGAGGGTCAAACTTTCTTACAGTCACTTTTGTCAGGCTTAAGCTTCTCCATTGAATCCATTGATGAAATAACAGAAGGGGTAGTTTCCTCAGTTCAAGAACTGTTTGAAGTTGGTAGCATTGATGATTATCTCCCTTTGGAATCTCAACACCAAGTCATCCCTTTATTTGTGACAATTATAATATTGGATTTTGGATTTCATGCAGCTGGGGAAGATGCATCTGGGGAAGAATCGTGGGAGGTTTATAGAATGAATCAGTCGAATGAAACCATAACAaagaccttcttgaagaaatgTACGGTGGTGGAAGGGAGTGATGATTGTTGCATCTGCTTAGAAGAGTTGAATATCAACTGCGAGTGCTACACAATGCCATGCCATCATGAGTTTCATCTACACTGTATTCTCACATGGCTCAAAACTAGTCGCGTCTGTCCCTTGTGTCGTTACTCTTTGCCAACCCTTGACAACTAG